The proteins below are encoded in one region of Paraburkholderia phenazinium:
- a CDS encoding thiamine pyrophosphate-binding protein, with protein MPLTNVPASATTTGARLVVDALLTHGVERVFCVPGESFLAVLDSLHDETERIQTVVCRHEAAAANMAEAVGKLTGRPGVAIVTRGPGATHASIGVHTAFQDSTPMILLIGQCAREHLDREAFQEIDYRRMFGQMAKWVAQIDDPRRIPEYLSHAFHTATSGRPGPVVLSLPEDVLSDACAVVPGAPAYHRVAASPSAAQMDQLRQLLEGAQRPMVIAGGSGWTSEASADLQRFVENWQLPIGLAFRFQDTLDNEHANYAGDVGLGINPALAKRIADADLLLVFGPRMGEATTGGYTLLDIPKTRQTLVHVHQGAEELGRVYSADLPIVSGMPELASLLAALPPPSSKPAWAGTAEEAHRSYLEWRVPRQIPGDVQMGEVIQQLRAHLPEDAIVTNGAGNYATWLHRHFSYRHFRSQVAPTSGAMGYGVPAAIAAKSLYPQRTVVALAGDGCFMMSAQELATAMQYDLHVLFIVVNNNHFGTIRMHQERHYPNRVHGTGLTNPDFAAFARSFGAHGETVERTEDFLPALERSLAAKRAAVIEIRIPQEASTPGATLEQIREQGRKLRGEGK; from the coding sequence ATGCCGCTGACGAATGTTCCCGCTTCCGCCACCACCACCGGTGCGCGCCTTGTAGTCGATGCCCTGCTGACGCACGGTGTCGAACGTGTTTTCTGTGTGCCGGGCGAGAGCTTTCTCGCCGTGCTCGACTCGCTGCACGACGAGACTGAACGGATCCAGACCGTTGTCTGCCGGCACGAAGCGGCCGCCGCCAATATGGCCGAAGCGGTCGGCAAACTGACCGGTCGTCCCGGCGTGGCAATCGTCACGCGCGGACCCGGCGCGACGCATGCGTCGATTGGCGTGCACACCGCGTTCCAGGACTCGACGCCGATGATCCTGCTGATCGGCCAATGCGCGCGCGAACATCTCGACCGCGAGGCGTTCCAGGAAATCGACTATCGACGCATGTTCGGCCAGATGGCGAAGTGGGTCGCGCAGATCGATGATCCGCGTCGCATTCCGGAGTATCTGAGTCACGCGTTCCATACTGCGACGTCAGGACGGCCAGGGCCTGTCGTGCTGTCGTTGCCGGAAGATGTCTTGAGCGACGCGTGTGCAGTGGTGCCAGGCGCGCCGGCTTATCACCGTGTGGCGGCATCGCCGTCTGCGGCACAGATGGATCAGCTTCGGCAGTTGCTCGAAGGCGCACAGCGGCCGATGGTCATCGCCGGTGGTAGCGGCTGGACATCTGAGGCGAGCGCGGACCTGCAGCGCTTCGTCGAGAACTGGCAGTTGCCGATCGGTCTCGCGTTCCGCTTTCAGGACACGCTCGATAACGAGCATGCGAACTACGCAGGCGATGTGGGACTTGGCATCAATCCCGCGCTGGCCAAGCGCATCGCGGATGCGGATCTGCTGCTCGTGTTTGGCCCGCGAATGGGTGAAGCCACGACCGGCGGATATACGCTGCTGGACATTCCGAAGACCAGGCAGACTTTGGTTCACGTGCATCAGGGCGCGGAGGAATTGGGCCGCGTGTATTCGGCAGATTTGCCGATCGTCTCCGGAATGCCTGAACTCGCGTCACTTCTCGCGGCCCTGCCGCCTCCTTCTTCAAAACCGGCATGGGCGGGAACTGCGGAAGAGGCGCATCGCTCCTACCTCGAGTGGCGAGTGCCGCGGCAGATTCCCGGCGACGTGCAAATGGGCGAGGTGATTCAGCAGCTGCGCGCGCACTTGCCCGAGGACGCCATCGTGACCAACGGCGCAGGCAACTACGCGACGTGGCTGCATCGACACTTCTCATACCGGCATTTCCGTTCGCAGGTCGCACCGACCAGCGGCGCGATGGGCTACGGCGTGCCAGCGGCCATTGCGGCGAAATCGCTCTATCCGCAGCGCACGGTGGTAGCGCTGGCCGGCGACGGCTGCTTCATGATGTCCGCTCAGGAACTGGCGACGGCGATGCAATACGACCTGCACGTTCTGTTCATCGTCGTGAACAACAACCACTTCGGCACGATCCGCATGCACCAGGAGCGGCACTATCCGAACCGCGTGCATGGCACCGGCCTCACCAATCCGGATTTCGCGGCGTTCGCGCGATCTTTCGGCGCACATGGCGAGACAGTGGAACGTACCGAGGATTTCCTGCCGGCGCTCGAGCGTTCGCTCGCGGCGAAACGCGCAGCGGTAATCGAGATTCGCATCCCGCAGGAAGCGAGCACGCCTGGCGCGACTCTGGAGCAGATTCGGGAACAGGGGCGCAAGTTAAGGGGTGAAGGGAAATAG
- a CDS encoding glycoside hydrolase family 19 protein gives MTLPQSHPPAPQNHPAITPAAPAAAPQSASPLTWRYPFPARDGKEAADPQVFYSALGAMSDGVFPLGVNGFPHGGVHFGPASASRLEQSKGVRVIADGDIVAFKLDDAYPHLLFSQDRRWSMYSTGFVLVRHQMTMPAAPGSNAAQPADETLTFFSLYLHMADWSTYLSDSKLVRPGWWPGVDAFRIGAKDTQNGSGASGAFVYTAPTVGKNKSRYIKGERVGFLPEGSEITISETRGPWGHIKEITAGNMVSPTSGGVFGSDDLNVPWVHPDDDTTGTAPVTPENDWGWIYLHDQQAVKEPIGVGTVITPSGTTPIQVKAGTLLGRLGEYIDYETSTPLPPVPSRQLLHLEVFADETLKSFIEKSRARATQLPVSDRTIFVIQAGAKLVAKPTDADLYLGAAVQLAKLTLTSTSPKTGPWVHVQPWIDGAGHAQQYQNPVWIARSGLSRLDSPNGLPAWKSFPLQLSQVGSPVNADLVAYPGTELDSLGDGNVAVDDKGVTWWRLELGTGSGQTASGWVCGAKLGSSATHPGTHWESPWAWPGFEIVDATGINLTDAFKRNLSVTGSANPKEQKAFAPSTEAVGNSALLSKLEQTVSRLPSSRGVKDERGKDGSVIVTAVKLRQALGRRWLASDLCHVILKYESEWGGGMNRWEALTPLMRNAAENWKCELERIKKLQWWDSVKDKVEGFPSSPVVNHIHPVALIGNFLRYGFRFTLEMVQHIFPTATVATLQVVIDELNTNIELFKLDTSLRREHFFAQVRREAGPSLAVHDGESLNYPPSRLIQKFSYFQQHPNEAEQYGRTSAHSADQEAIANRAYGGRNGNVQNGDGWNYRGRGLIQITGRAQYGKFSAWHRQNSHGWPNEANLDFLDDFQLVGQIKYATRSAAAYWVDNQMYQIADEGTSSNVVDNITKVINPGLFSHRLGQPINAENMADIVDRQNNFSAIHSWQGLK, from the coding sequence ATGACCCTCCCCCAAAGCCATCCACCGGCCCCGCAGAACCATCCGGCTATCACTCCGGCTGCGCCCGCGGCTGCACCCCAGTCCGCATCGCCGCTGACCTGGCGCTATCCCTTTCCCGCAAGGGACGGTAAGGAGGCCGCCGATCCGCAGGTGTTTTACAGCGCACTGGGCGCGATGAGTGACGGCGTCTTCCCTCTCGGTGTCAATGGCTTCCCACACGGCGGCGTTCATTTCGGGCCGGCCTCGGCCTCACGTCTGGAGCAGTCCAAAGGCGTGCGCGTGATTGCCGACGGCGATATCGTCGCGTTCAAGCTCGACGATGCGTACCCGCATTTGCTTTTCTCACAGGATCGTCGCTGGTCCATGTATTCGACCGGCTTTGTACTGGTGCGCCACCAGATGACGATGCCGGCTGCACCGGGTAGTAACGCGGCACAGCCCGCCGACGAGACGCTGACATTCTTCAGTCTCTATCTGCACATGGCAGACTGGAGCACCTATCTGTCGGACAGTAAGCTTGTGCGGCCAGGCTGGTGGCCAGGCGTGGACGCGTTCCGTATCGGGGCGAAAGACACGCAGAATGGCAGTGGCGCATCCGGTGCGTTCGTGTACACGGCTCCGACGGTAGGAAAGAACAAAAGCCGGTACATCAAGGGGGAGCGAGTTGGCTTTCTGCCAGAAGGCAGCGAAATCACAATCAGTGAAACGCGTGGGCCGTGGGGGCATATCAAGGAGATCACCGCAGGCAATATGGTTTCGCCCACGAGTGGTGGCGTTTTTGGGTCGGACGACCTGAATGTCCCATGGGTCCATCCAGACGACGACACAACTGGTACAGCACCCGTTACACCTGAAAACGACTGGGGGTGGATCTACCTGCACGATCAGCAGGCCGTGAAAGAGCCGATAGGTGTCGGCACGGTGATTACGCCGTCCGGGACCACGCCGATCCAAGTGAAGGCGGGAACATTGTTGGGCCGGCTTGGGGAATACATCGATTACGAAACCTCGACGCCTTTGCCGCCCGTCCCGAGTCGGCAGTTGCTGCATCTTGAAGTGTTTGCCGACGAAACACTAAAGAGTTTCATCGAAAAAAGTCGCGCACGGGCAACGCAACTGCCGGTAAGTGATCGAACCATCTTTGTTATCCAAGCGGGTGCGAAGCTTGTCGCAAAGCCGACTGACGCCGACCTCTACCTTGGCGCAGCGGTGCAGCTTGCCAAGCTCACCCTTACCTCTACCAGCCCGAAAACTGGGCCCTGGGTTCACGTCCAGCCGTGGATTGATGGTGCAGGTCATGCGCAGCAATACCAGAATCCCGTCTGGATTGCTCGTTCGGGGTTGAGCCGTCTCGATTCTCCGAACGGTCTCCCGGCCTGGAAATCGTTCCCGCTGCAATTGAGCCAGGTGGGTTCACCAGTCAATGCAGATCTGGTGGCATATCCAGGCACGGAGCTTGATTCACTCGGTGATGGAAATGTAGCTGTCGATGACAAGGGAGTAACCTGGTGGCGCCTCGAACTCGGCACGGGTTCGGGACAAACGGCATCGGGTTGGGTTTGTGGTGCGAAGCTGGGCAGTAGTGCAACCCATCCAGGCACACATTGGGAGAGTCCGTGGGCATGGCCGGGCTTTGAAATTGTGGACGCAACAGGGATCAACCTCACCGACGCCTTCAAACGAAATCTTTCGGTCACCGGTTCGGCGAATCCGAAAGAACAGAAAGCATTCGCGCCATCCACTGAGGCGGTAGGCAACAGTGCTCTCCTGTCAAAGCTTGAGCAGACTGTAAGTCGCTTGCCGTCGTCTCGTGGAGTAAAAGATGAACGAGGTAAGGACGGCAGCGTAATTGTGACGGCGGTCAAGTTACGGCAGGCACTTGGACGGCGATGGCTGGCAAGTGATCTGTGCCATGTCATCTTGAAATACGAGAGCGAATGGGGCGGTGGCATGAACCGCTGGGAAGCGCTTACGCCGCTCATGCGTAACGCGGCCGAGAACTGGAAATGCGAGCTGGAGCGGATCAAAAAGCTTCAGTGGTGGGATTCAGTGAAAGATAAGGTGGAAGGTTTTCCGTCCAGCCCAGTGGTGAATCACATACATCCGGTGGCTTTGATTGGGAATTTCTTGCGGTACGGCTTCCGATTCACGCTGGAAATGGTGCAACACATTTTCCCCACAGCGACCGTTGCAACGTTGCAGGTCGTCATAGACGAACTGAATACAAATATTGAATTGTTCAAGCTGGACACATCCCTTAGGCGAGAGCATTTTTTTGCTCAGGTCCGCCGGGAGGCGGGTCCGTCATTGGCGGTCCATGATGGCGAGAGTTTGAACTACCCGCCATCAAGATTGATACAAAAATTCTCGTATTTTCAGCAACATCCTAACGAAGCCGAACAATATGGGCGCACGAGCGCACACTCCGCCGATCAGGAAGCTATCGCGAACCGCGCCTACGGAGGCAGAAACGGCAACGTTCAGAATGGAGATGGGTGGAACTACCGCGGAAGAGGTTTGATACAGATTACTGGGAGAGCGCAATATGGGAAATTTTCAGCGTGGCATCGGCAGAATTCGCATGGATGGCCAAATGAGGCGAATTTAGATTTTCTAGATGATTTCCAATTGGTCGGACAGATCAAATACGCGACAAGGTCAGCGGCTGCCTATTGGGTAGACAACCAAATGTATCAAATTGCGGATGAAGGCACATCAAGCAACGTTGTAGACAATATCACTAAGGTGATAAATCCAGGGCTTTTTTCCCACCGTCTTGGCCAGCCTATTAACGCAGAAAACATGGCCGACATCGTCGATAGACAGAATAATTTTTCCGCCATTCACAGCTGGCAAGGATTGAAGTGA
- a CDS encoding branched-chain amino acid ABC transporter substrate-binding protein has product MQHKMKQLAGAALVAAMSLAGTAHAQQVEDVKVGFAGPMTGAQAHYGKDFQNGITLAVEEENASKPMIGGKQVRFVLDSADDQADPRTGTTVAQKLVDDNIKGMLGHFNSGTTIPASRIYANAGIPEIAMATAPEYTQQGFKTTFRMMTSDTQQGSVAGTFAVKNLGMKKIAIVDDRTAYGQGLADQFEKAAKASGGAIVDREFTNDKAVDFKSILTKLKSVNPDLIYYGGADSQAAPMVKQMRELGIKAPLMGGEMVHTPTFLSLAGDAANGTVASLAGLPLDQMPGGADYVSKYKKRFNEDVQTYSPYAYDGAMAMFAAMKKANSTDPAKYLPFLAKTDMPAVTAAHLEYDGKGDLKNGGITLYKVVDGKWTTLQSVGGK; this is encoded by the coding sequence ATGCAACACAAGATGAAACAGCTGGCAGGCGCCGCGCTCGTCGCAGCCATGTCGCTGGCGGGGACAGCACACGCACAGCAGGTCGAAGACGTGAAGGTCGGTTTTGCCGGCCCGATGACGGGCGCACAGGCCCACTACGGCAAGGACTTCCAGAACGGCATCACGCTGGCTGTGGAAGAAGAAAACGCAAGCAAGCCGATGATCGGCGGCAAGCAGGTTCGCTTCGTTCTCGATTCGGCGGACGACCAGGCGGATCCGCGCACCGGCACGACCGTCGCGCAGAAGCTGGTGGACGACAACATCAAGGGCATGCTCGGCCACTTCAACTCGGGCACGACGATCCCGGCTTCGCGCATCTACGCGAACGCGGGCATCCCCGAAATCGCCATGGCGACGGCGCCTGAGTACACGCAACAAGGCTTCAAGACGACTTTCCGCATGATGACGTCCGATACGCAGCAAGGTTCGGTTGCCGGGACGTTTGCGGTGAAGAATCTTGGCATGAAGAAGATTGCTATTGTCGACGACCGCACGGCTTATGGGCAGGGGTTGGCTGATCAGTTCGAGAAGGCGGCCAAGGCTTCAGGTGGGGCGATCGTTGATCGTGAGTTCACCAATGACAAGGCTGTTGACTTCAAGTCGATTCTGACCAAGTTGAAGTCGGTTAATCCGGATCTCATCTATTACGGTGGTGCGGATTCGCAAGCTGCGCCGATGGTCAAGCAGATGCGGGAGCTTGGTATCAAGGCTCCGCTCATGGGCGGTGAGATGGTCCATACGCCGACGTTCCTGTCGCTCGCTGGCGATGCGGCTAATGGGACTGTTGCTTCGCTGGCTGGGCTGCCGCTTGATCAGATGCCTGGTGGTGCTGACTATGTCAGCAAGTATAAGAAGCGTTTTAATGAGGATGTGCAGACGTACTCGCCGTATGCATACGATGGTGCTATGGCGATGTTCGCTGCCATGAAGAAGGCTAATTCGACCGATCCGGCTAAGTATTTGCCGTTCCTCGCCAAGACCGATATGCCGGCTGTCACTGCGGCGCATCTTGAGTATGACGGTAAGGGTGATCTTAAGAATGGTGGGATTACGCTTTACAAGGTTGTTGATGGGAAGTGGACGACTTTGCAGAGTGTTGGTGGGAAGTGA
- the putA gene encoding trifunctional transcriptional regulator/proline dehydrogenase/L-glutamate gamma-semialdehyde dehydrogenase, translating into MASTTLGVKVDDLLRTRLKDAATRLERTPHWLIKQAIFAYLERIEHGQLPAELSGAHGSADLADGASVESEEDGASHPFLDFAQNVQPQSVLRAAITAAYRRPEPECVPFLLGQARLPANLANDVQAMASKLVETLRGKSKGGGVEGLIHEFSLSSQEGVALMCLAEALLRIPDRATRDALIRDKISKGDWKSHVGQAPSLFVNAATWGLMITGKLVTTNSETGLSSALTRLIGKGGEPLIRKGVDMAMRLMGEQFVTGENISEALANSRKFEARGFRYSYDMLGEAATTEADAQRYYASYEQAIHAIGKAAGGRGIYEGPGISIKLSALHPRYARSQYERTMNELLPRVRSLAILARRYDIGLNIDAEEADRLEISLDLLEALCFDPELAGWNGIGFVVQAYQKRCPFVIDYIIDLARRSRHRIMVRLVKGAYWDSEIKRAQVDGLEGYPVYTRKIYTDVSYVACAKKLLGAPDAVYPQFATHNAHTLSAIYHLAGQNYYPGQYEFQCLHGMGEPLYEEVTGRDKLNRPCRVYAPVGTHETLLAYLVRRLLENGANTSFVNRIADENVAIKDLVADPVEEASKVVPLGAPHAKIPLPRNLYGAERVNSMGLDLSNEHRLASLSSALLASAHHPWRATPMLEDNEIAVGTARDVRNPADHRDLVGTVVEATSEHVSAALSNAVAAAPIWQATPVEARADCLARAADLLEAQMHTLMGLVVREAGKSLPNAVAEIREAIDFLRYYSAQIRTEFSNDTHRPLGPVVCISPWNFPLAIFMGQVAAALAAGNTVLAKPAEQTPLIAAQAVRILREAGVPAGAVQLLPGDGETVGAALVADARTRAVMFTGSTEVARLINRTLSSRLDAEGKPIPLIAETGGQNAMIVDSSALAEQVVADVLNSAFDSAGQRCSALRVLCLQDDVADRTLEMLTGAMRELAVGNPDRLSIDVGPVIDVDAKRGIDAHVAAMREKGRKVVQLPMPEGGAQGTFVPPTLIELDSIDELKREVFGPVLHVVRYRRNALDRLLEQIRATGYGLTLGIHTRIDETIAHVISRAHVGNIYVNRNVVGAVVGVQPFGGEGLSGTGPKAGGALYLQRLLATRPAGLPKTLAQSLIADAPQATENGDNPSSALTALRDWLINERQASLAARCDGYLSQGLAGVTAVLPGPTGERNTYTLGARGTVLCVASTASGARVQFAAALATGNRALFDGAAGEQLVSALPAALKPYASVKKSADTPFDAVLFEGDSDELLSLVKEVAKRVGPIVSVQGVAARALESGEEDYALERLLTERSVSVNTAAAGGNANLMTIG; encoded by the coding sequence ATGGCTAGCACCACCCTTGGCGTCAAGGTCGACGACCTCCTGCGTACCCGGCTGAAAGATGCCGCCACCCGTCTCGAACGCACTCCGCACTGGCTGATCAAGCAGGCGATCTTTGCGTACCTCGAACGGATCGAGCACGGTCAATTGCCCGCTGAGCTGTCCGGCGCGCACGGCTCGGCCGATCTGGCCGATGGCGCGAGCGTCGAATCCGAAGAGGATGGGGCGTCGCACCCGTTCCTGGATTTTGCGCAGAACGTGCAACCACAATCGGTGTTGCGTGCGGCGATTACAGCGGCCTACCGGCGTCCTGAGCCGGAATGCGTGCCGTTCCTGCTCGGTCAGGCGCGTCTGCCGGCAAACCTCGCCAATGACGTGCAGGCGATGGCGAGCAAGCTCGTCGAAACGCTGCGCGGCAAGAGCAAGGGCGGCGGCGTCGAAGGGCTGATTCACGAGTTTTCGCTGTCGAGCCAGGAAGGCGTGGCGCTGATGTGCCTCGCCGAAGCGTTGCTGCGGATTCCCGATCGCGCCACCCGCGACGCGCTGATTCGCGACAAGATCAGCAAGGGCGACTGGAAATCGCACGTCGGCCAGGCGCCGTCGCTGTTCGTCAACGCTGCCACCTGGGGGCTGATGATCACCGGCAAGCTGGTGACGACCAATAGCGAAACGGGCCTGTCGTCGGCGCTCACGCGGCTGATCGGCAAGGGCGGTGAGCCGCTGATCCGCAAGGGCGTCGATATGGCGATGCGCTTGATGGGCGAGCAGTTCGTCACCGGTGAGAACATCTCCGAGGCGCTCGCCAACAGCCGCAAATTCGAAGCGCGCGGTTTCCGCTACTCGTACGACATGCTCGGCGAAGCGGCCACTACCGAAGCCGATGCGCAGCGCTACTACGCGTCGTACGAGCAGGCGATCCACGCAATCGGCAAGGCGGCCGGCGGACGCGGCATCTACGAAGGCCCGGGCATCTCTATCAAGCTCTCGGCGCTGCACCCGCGCTATGCGCGCTCGCAGTACGAACGCACGATGAACGAACTGCTGCCGCGCGTGCGCTCGCTCGCGATCCTCGCGCGCCGCTACGACATCGGCCTGAACATCGATGCCGAAGAAGCCGATCGCCTCGAAATCTCGCTGGATCTGCTCGAAGCGCTTTGCTTCGATCCGGAACTGGCGGGCTGGAACGGCATTGGCTTCGTGGTGCAGGCATATCAGAAGCGCTGCCCGTTCGTGATCGATTACATCATTGATCTGGCGCGCCGCAGCCGTCATCGCATCATGGTCCGTCTCGTGAAGGGCGCGTACTGGGATAGCGAAATCAAGCGTGCTCAAGTGGACGGCCTCGAAGGCTATCCGGTCTACACGCGCAAGATCTATACGGACGTGTCGTACGTCGCCTGCGCGAAGAAGCTGCTCGGCGCGCCGGACGCGGTGTATCCGCAATTTGCCACGCACAACGCGCATACGCTCTCGGCGATCTATCACCTCGCGGGGCAGAACTACTATCCTGGCCAGTACGAGTTCCAGTGCTTGCACGGTATGGGCGAGCCGCTGTACGAAGAAGTCACGGGCCGCGACAAGCTGAACCGGCCGTGCCGCGTGTATGCACCGGTCGGTACACACGAAACGCTGCTCGCGTATCTGGTGCGACGCCTGCTGGAAAACGGCGCGAATACGTCGTTCGTGAACCGCATCGCTGATGAAAACGTGGCGATCAAGGATCTGGTGGCCGATCCGGTCGAGGAAGCGTCGAAGGTCGTGCCGCTCGGCGCGCCGCACGCGAAGATCCCGCTGCCGCGCAATCTGTATGGTGCGGAACGCGTCAATTCGATGGGGCTGGATCTGTCGAATGAACATCGTCTGGCGTCCTTATCTTCGGCACTGCTGGCGAGTGCGCATCATCCGTGGCGCGCGACCCCCATGCTCGAAGACAACGAAATCGCCGTGGGTACCGCACGCGATGTACGCAATCCGGCTGACCATCGCGATCTCGTCGGCACGGTTGTCGAAGCCACGTCGGAACATGTGAGCGCGGCGCTGTCGAATGCGGTAGCCGCCGCGCCGATCTGGCAAGCGACGCCGGTCGAAGCGCGCGCCGATTGCCTCGCGCGTGCGGCCGATCTGCTTGAAGCGCAGATGCATACGTTGATGGGCCTGGTGGTGCGCGAAGCGGGCAAGTCGCTGCCGAACGCCGTCGCCGAGATTCGCGAAGCGATTGACTTCCTGCGCTACTACTCGGCGCAGATCCGCACCGAGTTCTCGAACGACACGCATCGTCCGCTCGGGCCGGTGGTCTGTATTAGCCCGTGGAACTTCCCGCTGGCGATTTTCATGGGTCAGGTTGCCGCCGCATTGGCCGCCGGCAACACGGTGCTGGCGAAGCCGGCCGAACAGACTCCGCTGATCGCGGCCCAAGCGGTACGTATCCTGCGCGAAGCGGGTGTGCCGGCAGGCGCGGTGCAACTGCTGCCAGGTGACGGCGAAACGGTCGGTGCGGCGCTGGTAGCCGATGCCCGCACGCGAGCGGTGATGTTCACCGGTTCGACCGAAGTGGCACGCCTGATCAACAGGACGCTTTCGAGCCGTCTGGATGCAGAAGGCAAGCCGATTCCGCTGATCGCGGAGACCGGTGGCCAGAACGCGATGATCGTCGACTCGTCGGCGCTCGCCGAGCAGGTAGTGGCGGATGTGCTGAACTCGGCGTTCGACTCGGCCGGTCAACGTTGTTCCGCGCTGCGCGTTCTTTGTCTACAGGACGATGTGGCCGATCGCACGCTGGAAATGCTGACCGGCGCGATGCGCGAGCTCGCGGTGGGCAACCCGGATCGTTTGTCGATTGATGTCGGTCCGGTGATCGACGTCGATGCGAAGCGCGGTATCGACGCGCACGTTGCGGCGATGCGCGAGAAGGGCCGCAAGGTCGTGCAACTGCCGATGCCGGAAGGTGGCGCGCAAGGCACTTTCGTGCCGCCGACGCTGATTGAACTCGACAGCATCGACGAACTGAAGCGCGAAGTGTTTGGTCCGGTGCTGCATGTGGTGCGTTATCGCCGCAACGCGCTCGACAGGCTGCTCGAACAGATCCGCGCGACCGGTTACGGCCTGACGCTCGGCATCCACACACGTATCGACGAAACGATCGCACATGTGATCAGCCGCGCGCATGTGGGCAACATCTACGTGAACCGCAACGTGGTGGGCGCGGTGGTCGGCGTGCAACCGTTCGGCGGTGAAGGGCTGTCGGGCACGGGTCCGAAGGCAGGCGGCGCGCTTTATCTGCAGCGTCTGCTGGCGACGCGTCCGGCCGGTCTGCCGAAGACGCTGGCGCAGTCGCTGATCGCCGACGCCCCGCAGGCGACGGAAAACGGCGACAATCCGTCCTCGGCGCTGACGGCGCTGCGTGACTGGCTGATCAACGAACGTCAGGCGTCGCTGGCGGCGCGTTGCGACGGCTACCTGTCGCAAGGCCTGGCAGGCGTCACGGCGGTGCTGCCTGGCCCGACCGGCGAGCGCAATACCTACACGCTCGGCGCACGCGGCACGGTGTTGTGCGTGGCGTCGACGGCGAGCGGTGCACGCGTGCAGTTTGCTGCGGCGCTTGCCACCGGCAACCGCGCGCTGTTCGACGGCGCTGCAGGCGAGCAACTGGTGTCGGCGCTGCCTGCGGCACTCAAGCCTTATGCAAGCGTGAAGAAGAGCGCCGACACGCCGTTCGACGCCGTGCTGTTCGAAGGCGACAGCGATGAACTGCTTTCGCTGGTGAAGGAAGTGGCCAAGCGGGTGGGTCCGATCGTCTCCGTACAGGGCGTGGCGGCTCGCGCGCTGGAAAGCGGCGAAGAGGACTATGCGCTCGAACGTCTGCTGACGGAGCGTTCGGTCAGCGTAAACACCGCAGCTGCAGGCGGCAATGCGAATTTGATGACGATCGGTTGA